AGTAGAATTTGATTGATGTTTCATACTGTTTTTATTTTCTAAATTATAATATCATTCTAAACACTATTTCATTGATTCTAAAGATCATATAAAAAAACCTTGGATTAATGTTTGACCAGGAGTTTTTCCAACTCTTCCAATGATTTATTCTTAGTTTCGGGTACAGCCCAGATGACAAATATCAGTCCTGCTGCTGCAAAGAGACCATAAATCAAAAAGGTGTAGCTACTTCCAAAGGTATCAAGCTGCCAAGGGAAAAACTGTTGGACCATATAGCTTACGCCCGAATTGATAAATCCAACAAATGAAATCGCCGCGCCTTTTATATTTATTGGGAAAAGTTCGGAAAACAGTACCCACATTACAGGTCCTATTGAAATGGCAAAAGAAGCCACAAAACCCAATATCCCGATCAGAATCAGTGTAGGATTCATCTGTATGGCGGCTGTGATCAGATTGGATTCAAAAGCGATTGCAGACTTATCTCCTAAAGTTGCCCTTATAGCCTCTTTGAAAGTCACGTCACTTGCAAAATTTACATCCATCAGTGGAGCTAATGATTCAGGACTGATTTCTGATGGAAGATCCGAAATGGATTCTTTGGTAAGCTGGTAATTGGCCGTACCAAATCCATAGGCCAATATGCCCATACTGATCGCAATTCCCAAAAGACCTCCAATCAGTAAAGGCCTTCTTCCCAGCTTATCTATAAACAAAATGGCCAAAACCGTAAAGACCAGATTGGTCAATCCTACTAAAATCGCTTGTATAAATGAAGCATCTGTACCTATTCCCGATTGCTCAAATATCATTGGTGCATAGAAGAACACAGAATTTATCCCTGTAATCTGTTGAAGAACTGCTACCACAATACCGATGGCTAGAACTTTTCTATATGCAGGTTTGAAGAATTCCATCAGACTGGCCTCGTCCTTTTTTTCATCTTCATGAAGACTTTTCATAGCTTCCTGAATCTGTTTTTCGGCGTCTTTGATATCAGTAAACTGCTTCATAATAGCCAAGGCCTGATCTGTCTGTCCTTTCATCACCAACCAACGCGGGCTTTTTGGTACAAAAAACAAGCCCCAATAAAACAGGATGGCCGGAAGTAATTCAAGTCCCAACATCCATCGCCAGTTGTATTCATCAAATTTGAGATTCAAAGCCCAAGCGGATTCTGATTGACCAAATTTCAGAATCAGGTAATTGGTGAAAAAGGCAACTGAAATACCAATCACAATATTGAGTTGGTTGAAGGAAACCATTCTTCCCCTCATTGTTGGTGGTGAAATTTCCGCAATATACATTGGGGCCAAAATCAGGGATGCACCGACTCCCAAACCTCCTACCATCCTTGCGACCACCAAAATAAAAAAAGTCGGGGCCAATGCAGATCCAATGGCACTGATGGCATATAGCATGGCTGCTATCTGAAGAACTTTCCTTCGACCGTATTTGTCTGACAAGGGACCGGAAAAAATCATGGCGAGGGTGGCAGTCAGAGTAAGTGAAGCCACTGACCAACCCAATTCAAGTTTGGTCAAGTTAAATTCCGGTTCGATAAATTTGACAACGCCGGAAATTACAGATGCATCAAAACCCATCAAGAATCCCCCTAATGCCACGATTAGTGCAATTTTGATGGTGTAAATTTGGTTCTTAGTCATATGGTTATCTATTCAGGTTGTATTGATTAGTGTATATTTTTTGCAATTCATGTATTAAGAGTACTGCGGAAATAATTCGCAATGATTTTTTAAATGAAAAATAACCCCTGGCAATGCCAAAAAAAGCGCTTAAACCGACATGATTTTTTTTCGGTTTAGCGAATGAACTTTCCAAGAACAGGGGAGTTATTAATTTGGATTTGGGGAAAATAATTTTGGTTAAAAAATTTTTATAGTAAACTTCTTCCTTGCTTACAAGACCTGCATGATTACTCAGGTAAAATTTCCCGAAAACAAATAATTTTAAACCAGAAAAATAAATTTCTTCATTTTGTGCCATAATTGAAATCATTGGGTTTATCGAGCTTTCCAAAGCCAAACAAATTTATTCTATAGCTCAAAATGTACATGCTGAAATACTACATCAATATTACTACAAGGCTGAAATTAAATTACTACAGGTCATTTGAAGCCTTTTTATAAATAGCTCAAAAACTATATTTCTAATCTATCCAAATGTGAGGGATTAAAAAACATTTTTCAAAGGCATAAAGTCATTTATTGCACCTTTTTTCAAGTTAAAGCAAATGGAATTAGAGTCGCATTCTTTTAATATGATTCTTATTTCTGTAACTTTAGGCAAATCGAAATTGACCAAGCGTCATAGATTTTATCAATCAAAAATTTATTTACATAAAAATAATCTTTGCTAATTTAGCTGACATAAATTATAAATTAAATAACCAAATAATACTATGGATTCTTATAACATGAATGAAGGTGATATCAGCAAATGTCCCTTTCACAATGGTCAACTTTCCCAAGCTGCAGGTGCGGGACCAAGAAACCGTGACTGGTGGCCAAATCAATTGAAGCTTAATATCCTACGTCAGCACTCTGCCCTTTCCAATCCTATGGGTGAAGATTTCAACTATGCAGAGGAGTTTAAGTCTTTGAACCTAAATGAGGTTAAAAAAGATATTGCAGAATTACTTCAAACTTCCCAAGACTGGTGGCCAGCTGATTACGGTCATTATGGTCCATTGATGATCAGAATGGCTTGGCATAGTGCAGGTACTTACCGAGTTCAGGATGGCCGTGGCGGTGGAGGATTTGGTACTCAGCGTTTTGCTCCGCTAAACAGTTGGCCCGACAATGCAAATCTGGATAAAGCGCGATTCTTGCTTTGGCCGATAAAGCAAAAATATGGTAAGAAGTTGTCTTGGGCTGATCTGATGATCTTGACCGGTAATGTTGCCCTTGAAACTATGGGTTTTGAGACATATGGTTTTGCTGGTGGACGTAGCGACGTTTGGGAACCCGCAGAAGATGTTTATTGGGGTTCAGAAGGTCAATGGATGGGAGATGACAAAAGATACAGCGGAGAACGGGAATTGGAACAACCTCTTGGAGCCTCCCATATGGGTCTGATTTATGTCAATCCTGAGGGACCTCAAGGCAAGCCAGATCCTGTTGCTGCGGCTCATGACATCCGGGAGACTTTTGGCCGTATGGCTATGAATGACTATGAAACAGTTGCCCTGATAGCAGGTGGTCATACTTTTGGTAAGACTCACGGTGCAGCAGATCCTACCAAGTATGTAGGTCCAGAACCTGAGGGTGCCAGCATAGAAGAGATGGGATTGGGTTGGAAAAACTCTTTTGGTAGTGGAATTGCTGAAAATACCATCACTTCAGGATTAGAAGGTGCATGGACATCAACTCCGACCAAATGGGGTCATGATTACTTCAAATTCCTCTTTGAATACGAATGGGAATTGGTTAAAAGTCCGGCAGGTGCTTTCCAATATGAAGCCAAAAATGCAGAAGCGATTATTCCTGATGCGCATATCCCAGGCAAATTCCACAAACCTTTTATGTTGACAACGGATTTGTCCATGAGGTTTGATCCTGAGTATGAAAAGGTTTCGAGACATTTCTACGAAAATCCCGATGAATTTGCTGATGCTTTTGCTAAAGCTTGGTTCAAATTGACCCATAGAGATATGGGGCCAAAATCCCGCTATTTGGGTCCTGAAGTACCTGCTGAAGATCTGATTTGGCAAGATCCTATACCTGCAGTAGACCATGCCTTGGTGGATGAGAAAGATATTGCAGGATTGAAAGCCAATATTTTAGCTTCTGGACTGACTGTTTCCGAATTGGTTTCCACAGCTTGGGCATCAGCGTCCACTTTCAGAGGTTCTGATAAGAGGGGTGGTGCCAACGGTGCACGTATCCGACTTGAGCCCATGAAAAACTGGTCCGCCAATAACCCTGCTCAGCTTACTAAAGTGTTGGGAACTCTGGAGAGTATCCAAGAGGAGTTCAATGGCACCCAATCAGGAAACAAAAAAGTTTCCCTTGCTGACTTGATCGTATTGGGTGGATGTGCAGCAATAGAGAAAGCCGCTAAAAATGCAGGCCTTGAAATCACCGTACCATTTACTCCGGGAAGAATGGATGCCTCTCAGGAAGAAACTGAGATTGATTCTTTTGCCTTCTTAGAGCCTAAAGCAGATGGATTCCGCAATTATTTCAATGCAAAAAATATGGCCAGTGCTGAGGAAATGTTGGTCGATAAAGCGCAGCTTTTGAATCTGACTGCACCTGAAATGACAGTTTTAGTCGGAGGTCTCCGAGTCTTGAACGCTAACTTTGATAAATCCAAGCACGGTGTATTCACCCAAAATCCTGAGACTTTGTCCAATGACTTCTTTATGAATCTATTGGATATGGGAACAACCTGGAGGGCAACATCTGACGCTCAAAATCTATTCGTAGGAAGTGATAGGGTATCCGGTGAACCTAAATGGACGGCTACCAGAGTTGACTTGATTTTTGGTTCTAATTCAGAATTAAGAGCTATATCTGAAGTCTATGGATGTGCTGATGGTAAAGATAAGTTTGTAAAAGACTTTGTCGCCGCTTGGGACAAAGTGATGAACCTAGATCGATTTGATCTAGTTTGATTTAAAATTCAATCTCCTTGAAGACTGGATAGCTGCCCGCTTTTTTGGGCAGCTATTTTTTTTGTCAAGACTATTTCCTTACACTAGGAAAGGAAGCGGGGTCTTGGCGGAAATGATTCAACAAATTTACCGAAAATCCAAAAAACAGTATTTCGGAGAAAAATTAATGCCGGCATTTGATTTGACAAAATTTAGGCGAAGGGGGAATTTAAAATAGGATTTTTGATTTCTTTTGGTCCTAAATAACAGCCGCAACTCATGATTGTGTTATAGAGTAAATTGTACTCTCTGACCCTTTTATTCTTTGCGAAATTTTAAATATCCTCCTGTAAAATATGAAATTGATGCATCACAACATGTTAAAAATCCGGAGCCTTTGAGTACAAGGGTATTTGGACTTAATTCTATTACCGAATAACTGTCTAAATAATCGTCCCCTCTAAATGTTAGTAGTTGGGATTCCTCATTGTATTCCCAAGGTCCTGTTCGAAAAAAATTATTGGTTTCAAAACCAGGAGGACATTTTGGGTTGTTGCTTTCTCCTTTATATACAATCTTACCTGTGCGGTCATCTAATAAAAATAGCACACTTTGTTTTTTGCATCCATTCCATTGAGAAAACAGGTTATTAGAAGCTTCCCCATCATTATTAATATCGCGAGGCACGCTATCATACCAATCCTCTAGTATCCACTCTCCTTTAATCAATGCTGAAGAATCATCATTGACTGTTGGCGTTTCTTCTGTGCAACTACTCATTGCGATCAGAAATGAAATTAAGCCGATCCTAAATTTTAGCATAATCTTGAATAAATTATTGTCCCTTTAGTTGTTTTGATCCGTGGGTTTATTTTAAATAGATATATGTAATTCCACCAGTAAAATAGTAGCTCAAATGAATACAAGGAAAGATATTTAAATGGCCGTTGCTTTCGTAATCGCAAAGTTACAACTTTACTGCCATTCATTTAAAGAAAACGTCAAATCTTCTTCTTTCTCTTTTACACATTGTTCCAAATTTAAGAAAAGAGCTTAAATTAATGTCTATTCAAATGTAGCAGGTCCAATTTCTTTAAATTTAGTTTAAAGGATGGATTAACCCATAATTGTTATTGCCTACCAAAAAACTTCAGGTATATCATTTTTCTAAATTAAAGCCCGTATTATCCATCTTATTACGTGATGAGGAAGAAACTTTAATTCAAATCCTCGCCATATATTTTTTCAACAATCCCCGCGATTGCTTTTGAATTTGCTTTTTCATAAGGGGAGTCCATCCTAGCAGCCAACCTTTCCAACCCAAAGCTTGTTTTGCCCATTTCCATACATCAAATCGATCAGTATGTTGGATGATTTTACCGTCTTTAAATTTGAAAGAGGCATTTATTTTATTGATCACTTTTCTTTTGTCCGGGCCAAAAATATATTCAGCTTGCCAAAATGCACTTCCTTTTTCGTTCTCAGCTTCCACATTGGAATAAGTGATTTTAATATTTCCCTTGCTTCTTTCAATGAGCATTCTCCACATGGCTTTGGCTTCCTCTCCTTTCAATTGCCCAAAAGCCGGATCTTCGAAGACAATATCATTGTGATAATGTGATACCATCTCAGCTGCTTTTCCTTTTGAAAATGCCTCATAAAAGGCTATTATGATTTTATTATGCTTTTGTGACATAGCCAAAAGTTACAAAATATTTACCATCAATCTGTGCTAATACGGGAAATGCAGGGTTAATAAATTTTCATTCACAGATTTCACGGATTCTCACAGATAGACAATTGGATTCTTCCTGGTTTCAATTCACCCTTGGGATTGTTAAAGAACCTACGCCGGATATTGAAAATATTTCTTTGCGCCTTTGCTGGAACAAACCAAAAAACCTTTTAATCAAAAAACATATGGTACATTTCCATGAGGGGCAACTCTTCCAAAACTTCTTTTTGTGAAACACCCTCAATTTCAGCCCATCTGACCAATCTGACTTTTCCATCCGCAATCTCAATTCCGGAAATACTGTCATCACTGAAACAGCAGCAACCGGCATTGAAATATGTTGGCCGGTATTTTGGTAATTCGGCATCACCAAGTGTGCACTGACTGGGATGCCTTTCGATTCTATTCTCCAATTCATGGATCAATTCCTGGTTTCCCTGAATTTTGGCCTCAGCTAATTGCTCTTTCAAAACTTTGATATGACTGTAAGAATGAAAAATAGGCTGGTGGGTATGCCCAGTCACCAAAACCAGATTTTTTTGTTGCTGACTCCATTCGTACATTAATTTATTGTGCAGCGTTTTTTCTTTTTTAGCTACAGCAGGGGTGTTGATATTGATATCCAAAAAAGACTGTAATGGTCCCCAAATATAGGCTACAATCCAAATGGAGAACTTGCTTCCGTCACTGCGCTTGTCACCCTGATGTCCATGTGTACAGAATACATCGATATATTCCCCATTTGCGTATTTCACCCGCACTACGATTCCTCCATAAATATTTATGGCTTTGTCATAAATTTCCCTAAGGTACATTTTTGAAAAGGGATCTATTTTCCAAAACAAGTCATGGTTACCATAAATTTTAAAGAAAGCATTTCGATCAATAAATTTCTTTTCAGCCTCGAAAGTTGCTTTGTTATGCTGCATGATGGAAAAGATGTTGAACTTCCAGAATTCTTCCGAATCACCTAAATTCACATAAAAAGCTCCCTTTTCATTGTAATAATCAAGTGCCGCCAAGTAGTTTTTTTCCGCATTTCGGAATTCATCCCTTCCTTTTCGGTTGCCCTTGTGTACATCACTCAGGATGATAAAGTCATTGACCCGCATATCCAAGTGGTACAATGCCCCGTCGGCTGGATTTGGGTTTTGGGTGATGTCCTCATAGATTTCGGTCAGTCTCTTAAACACAAATTCCCTATCTGGAGAAGTAGATACTTTTTTGGAAAACCAGATGATCGGCTTTCTTAGTACATAAACAATTGGAGCTTTGATCCAAGCTAACAACTTTTCCAACATTAAACAGCTTGTTAAAAATGGGTATTGGGTATGGGATACAAATTATGGATTTTTATTTATTTGAACCCAGTTTTGTGTGTGCAATTCACCAATGAATTTAAGGTTCAATCAATACCCTGTAGGAATCGTAAAGAATCAGGATGTCTTCCACGTAATTCACTGCTAAATGACCCTTGGCATAACCGCTTTTCACGACCGGATCCAAATAGTAGTCAGGATTTGTTTTCAGTTTCAAAAAGTGGGATACATCATTCCAAATCTGCGGGTTTTTACTGTATTTTCTTGTAAGCTTCCAAGCATCAAGGACGTGCCCATGCCCTACGTTATAGGAAGCTAAAATGAATTTGATTCTTTCATTATTTTCCGGAACCCGCTCTCTCCAAAATTTATCCAGGTATTTGAGGTAGTTTACCCCTCCCATAAGACTTTCCAAAGGGTCGTTGGGATTTTCGACTCCAAACCTTTCTAATGTGACAGGCATCAATTGGAGCAGCCCTGTAGCTCCTGCATAAGAAGTTGCTGTGGTGTCAAATCTGGATTCTTTGTAAATCAACGAAGCCAGCAATCTCCAATCCCATCCCAGATTATCAGCACCTTTTTTAATTATATCATCGAAGGGAGAAATACTGTTGCCTGCCAGTGATGAAAAAGGACTGTTTGTTCTAAAATAGCTGTTCTTGGAATTTTGAAAATATTTGGCGTAAAGTGTTCTGATGTATCCCGTCTTGTCTTTACTTTTTATCCATTTATTGATTTCTTCCTCCAATAACGGTGAATTTTTTCTTATAGCCCACGCAACATCTTCCTTAGGGCTAATTTCCATATTAATGTCCAGATCAGGGTAATAAGTTGAATTGACCAAGGCAACCACCTTGTCGACTACGGTATATTCTATTTCATCTTTTACTACTCTGTTGATGAAATAATCACTATCCCCTTTTTCTTCAATGATACTAAAAGAAATTCCCAGATTTCTTTGAAGGGAGCAAAGTTGCGATTTAAATATGGCGTCTTTCTGAATAAAAACTGTTTTATCTTCCAGTTCAATTGGTTTGGTCAAAGCGTCTGACCTTTTTTGCTGAACCAATACAGTGCCCATACTCCCTAATGGCACAGTGAAATTAGCAAATTTCTTTCTTTCCTCACTGACAGCAAAATTCATGGCGATGATATCTGCCTTCCCTTTGTTCAATAATTGAAATGCTTCCCCAATATCAGATTTGATAATCAGATGCAACCTGACCCCTAAAGTTGAGGCAAGATTCTTCAACAGCTCAAATTCATAGCCCATCCTTCGGCCACGATATATGTAATAACTTGTAGAGGAATTATCCACAATGGCACGGATAAAGCCTCTTTTTTTGATTTCATCTAAGTCCAGTTGTGCCGGATTTTCCCAGAAATCCTCTTCCACATTTTCTGTTCTTTCTAAAAATGAACATTGAAATCCAAAAATTGAAAATACCAATAAAAGTAGTAGGCTGATAACTGTTTTTTTCATCCTTTGACTGCCACCTAAGCGACTTTGTTCTTTGCAAATATCGAACAAAGCAAATTATATACCAAACTTTTTTGGTTACGAAATACATTTTTATGTATAAAAAAATTGAATAAAGCCTTTTCTGCTACAATAAGCGGGTTTTTGGGATTGAATTATTTTTTAAAATCCCAAGCGAAATTCCTCAAAACTTTCCTGAAAATATATTCTGCCTGACAGCCTCATCAATTCAATCTCCATTTCTTTGATATTAAAAAGGGCAGTAAGCAACCTGTTTTCAGCTGTAAGAAGGTTGACCTGGGCATCTCTGAATTGGAGATAGTCGGAAATTCCCAACCTGAATCGCTCCAAGGCAATGTCGGCATTCTCTATGGCAGTTTTATAATTTGAATATTCAATATCCAGTAATTTGATATTGGTATTATAGGTATTATAAGCTCGCTGAATATCAGATACCATTAATATTTCAAGGTCCTGCAAAGCATATTCAGCATTTAGCTTTTCGACCCTGGCGTTTTGGATTCTTCTATTGAGTGTAAAGCCGCTGAATAAATTGAGTGAGGCTGTTAGTCCATAGTTAAAGCCTGTCCTTTGGTTTAACAATAGGAAACCCGCTTCAGAGGTAAATGTGTTTCTGTTAAAAGATGCATTAAGATTTATTTGAGGAAGTCTTTCAGCCTGTGTTTCCTTTAGTGCCAGAAAGGCAACATTTTCCATTCGCTGGGTTGCCAGGTATTGTTTGTTATTCAAATAGGCATTTTCCAGGAGATCTTCCAAAAGAAGGTTCTTATCTACAG
This window of the Aquiflexum balticum DSM 16537 genome carries:
- a CDS encoding sugar porter family MFS transporter, with product MTKNQIYTIKIALIVALGGFLMGFDASVISGVVKFIEPEFNLTKLELGWSVASLTLTATLAMIFSGPLSDKYGRRKVLQIAAMLYAISAIGSALAPTFFILVVARMVGGLGVGASLILAPMYIAEISPPTMRGRMVSFNQLNIVIGISVAFFTNYLILKFGQSESAWALNLKFDEYNWRWMLGLELLPAILFYWGLFFVPKSPRWLVMKGQTDQALAIMKQFTDIKDAEKQIQEAMKSLHEDEKKDEASLMEFFKPAYRKVLAIGIVVAVLQQITGINSVFFYAPMIFEQSGIGTDASFIQAILVGLTNLVFTVLAILFIDKLGRRPLLIGGLLGIAISMGILAYGFGTANYQLTKESISDLPSEISPESLAPLMDVNFASDVTFKEAIRATLGDKSAIAFESNLITAAIQMNPTLILIGILGFVASFAISIGPVMWVLFSELFPINIKGAAISFVGFINSGVSYMVQQFFPWQLDTFGSSYTFLIYGLFAAAGLIFVIWAVPETKNKSLEELEKLLVKH
- the katG gene encoding catalase/peroxidase HPI; the protein is MDSYNMNEGDISKCPFHNGQLSQAAGAGPRNRDWWPNQLKLNILRQHSALSNPMGEDFNYAEEFKSLNLNEVKKDIAELLQTSQDWWPADYGHYGPLMIRMAWHSAGTYRVQDGRGGGGFGTQRFAPLNSWPDNANLDKARFLLWPIKQKYGKKLSWADLMILTGNVALETMGFETYGFAGGRSDVWEPAEDVYWGSEGQWMGDDKRYSGERELEQPLGASHMGLIYVNPEGPQGKPDPVAAAHDIRETFGRMAMNDYETVALIAGGHTFGKTHGAADPTKYVGPEPEGASIEEMGLGWKNSFGSGIAENTITSGLEGAWTSTPTKWGHDYFKFLFEYEWELVKSPAGAFQYEAKNAEAIIPDAHIPGKFHKPFMLTTDLSMRFDPEYEKVSRHFYENPDEFADAFAKAWFKLTHRDMGPKSRYLGPEVPAEDLIWQDPIPAVDHALVDEKDIAGLKANILASGLTVSELVSTAWASASTFRGSDKRGGANGARIRLEPMKNWSANNPAQLTKVLGTLESIQEEFNGTQSGNKKVSLADLIVLGGCAAIEKAAKNAGLEITVPFTPGRMDASQEETEIDSFAFLEPKADGFRNYFNAKNMASAEEMLVDKAQLLNLTAPEMTVLVGGLRVLNANFDKSKHGVFTQNPETLSNDFFMNLLDMGTTWRATSDAQNLFVGSDRVSGEPKWTATRVDLIFGSNSELRAISEVYGCADGKDKFVKDFVAAWDKVMNLDRFDLV
- a CDS encoding lipocalin family protein — its product is MSSCTEETPTVNDDSSALIKGEWILEDWYDSVPRDINNDGEASNNLFSQWNGCKKQSVLFLLDDRTGKIVYKGESNNPKCPPGFETNNFFRTGPWEYNEESQLLTFRGDDYLDSYSVIELSPNTLVLKGSGFLTCCDASISYFTGGYLKFRKE
- a CDS encoding nuclear transport factor 2 family protein translates to MSQKHNKIIIAFYEAFSKGKAAEMVSHYHNDIVFEDPAFGQLKGEEAKAMWRMLIERSKGNIKITYSNVEAENEKGSAFWQAEYIFGPDKRKVINKINASFKFKDGKIIQHTDRFDVWKWAKQALGWKGWLLGWTPLMKKQIQKQSRGLLKKYMARI
- a CDS encoding metallophosphoesterase; amino-acid sequence: MLEKLLAWIKAPIVYVLRKPIIWFSKKVSTSPDREFVFKRLTEIYEDITQNPNPADGALYHLDMRVNDFIILSDVHKGNRKGRDEFRNAEKNYLAALDYYNEKGAFYVNLGDSEEFWKFNIFSIMQHNKATFEAEKKFIDRNAFFKIYGNHDLFWKIDPFSKMYLREIYDKAINIYGGIVVRVKYANGEYIDVFCTHGHQGDKRSDGSKFSIWIVAYIWGPLQSFLDININTPAVAKKEKTLHNKLMYEWSQQQKNLVLVTGHTHQPIFHSYSHIKVLKEQLAEAKIQGNQELIHELENRIERHPSQCTLGDAELPKYRPTYFNAGCCCFSDDSISGIEIADGKVRLVRWAEIEGVSQKEVLEELPLMEMYHMFFD
- a CDS encoding MltF family protein gives rise to the protein MKKTVISLLLLLVFSIFGFQCSFLERTENVEEDFWENPAQLDLDEIKKRGFIRAIVDNSSTSYYIYRGRRMGYEFELLKNLASTLGVRLHLIIKSDIGEAFQLLNKGKADIIAMNFAVSEERKKFANFTVPLGSMGTVLVQQKRSDALTKPIELEDKTVFIQKDAIFKSQLCSLQRNLGISFSIIEEKGDSDYFINRVVKDEIEYTVVDKVVALVNSTYYPDLDINMEISPKEDVAWAIRKNSPLLEEEINKWIKSKDKTGYIRTLYAKYFQNSKNSYFRTNSPFSSLAGNSISPFDDIIKKGADNLGWDWRLLASLIYKESRFDTTATSYAGATGLLQLMPVTLERFGVENPNDPLESLMGGVNYLKYLDKFWRERVPENNERIKFILASYNVGHGHVLDAWKLTRKYSKNPQIWNDVSHFLKLKTNPDYYLDPVVKSGYAKGHLAVNYVEDILILYDSYRVLIEP